In a genomic window of Gemmatimonadaceae bacterium:
- a CDS encoding DUF4403 family protein, whose amino-acid sequence MDSAHLLLEGLLGYDAASTLLAKQLVGRHFSRFGRRVAVKQARLYPLGDGRVVLALGMDGAISGDAYFVGTPQVDSVARMLTVPDLDFDVATANALVLGLAWLKKGDMVTELRARARVPIEPLMEETRSRVERALNRDLADGVTLSGTVSTGRLLDVVAEPRWLVVRAEAIGKLGLGIDREIRVKRDRRKSATDTAATRSVNK is encoded by the coding sequence TTGGACAGCGCCCACCTGCTGCTGGAGGGTCTGCTTGGCTACGATGCGGCGAGCACATTGCTGGCCAAACAGCTCGTCGGGCGACACTTCAGCCGCTTCGGACGCCGAGTCGCGGTGAAACAGGCGCGACTCTACCCGCTGGGCGACGGCCGCGTCGTGCTGGCGCTGGGCATGGACGGCGCCATCAGTGGCGACGCATACTTTGTGGGAACGCCACAAGTGGATTCGGTGGCCCGCATGCTCACCGTGCCTGACCTCGACTTTGACGTGGCCACGGCCAACGCCCTGGTACTCGGGCTGGCGTGGCTCAAGAAGGGGGATATGGTGACCGAGTTGCGCGCTCGAGCCCGCGTCCCCATTGAGCCACTCATGGAGGAAACCCGCTCGCGCGTCGAACGGGCGCTCAATCGTGATTTGGCCGACGGTGTCACGTTGTCTGGTACCGTATCCACCGGTCGGTTGCTGGACGTCGTCGCCGAGCCGCGGTGGTTGGTGGTCCGCGCGGAAGCCATCGGGAAACTGGGATTGGGCATCGATCGGGAGATCCGTGTGAAGCGGGACCGGCGAAAATCGGCAACGGACACCGCTGCAACACGGAGCGTCAACAAGTGA
- a CDS encoding DUF4403 family protein — MRAMSVVGGGLVGSILLGACGSSALSPAAPAAATPGSGPVARKVLPPISPSVVDAPISYALEPMLSALEQSVPRRFGDMTRRITIPSNKRQAFAFAATRTPFDVAFDGTRLTLSTIVSYEGRGWYNPMIGPTVSASCGIDSIRPRVRVVITTDLEVNADWQIRARSRVRSVRPVTETDRDACRVTMFHIDVTDRVVAALRPQLQSRLPAVDRKIHAFDLRARVERWYNLLNKSIRIQDSLWLVLAPEQVRLGGLRLEDTALIADVRLFARPLLVYGPQPARITTTLPPLVPGQSGGWTAPTCCWRVCLATMRRAHCWPNSSSGDTSAASDAESR, encoded by the coding sequence ATGCGTGCAATGTCAGTGGTCGGTGGAGGCCTTGTCGGATCGATTCTCCTGGGCGCGTGCGGGAGTAGCGCCTTGTCGCCCGCCGCGCCGGCCGCCGCCACACCGGGATCGGGTCCAGTGGCTCGCAAAGTCCTTCCTCCCATCTCGCCATCGGTCGTCGACGCACCGATCAGCTATGCGCTGGAGCCGATGCTGTCGGCGCTCGAACAGTCGGTCCCCCGGCGGTTTGGCGACATGACCCGTCGTATCACGATCCCGTCCAACAAGCGGCAGGCGTTCGCCTTCGCCGCCACGCGCACCCCATTCGACGTCGCGTTCGATGGGACTCGACTCACGCTATCGACGATCGTCTCGTACGAAGGACGCGGCTGGTACAATCCCATGATCGGGCCCACGGTCAGCGCCTCGTGTGGGATCGACAGTATCAGGCCGCGGGTCCGCGTCGTCATCACGACCGATCTGGAAGTGAATGCCGATTGGCAGATCCGCGCCCGATCACGCGTGCGATCCGTGCGACCGGTCACCGAGACAGATCGCGATGCGTGTCGGGTGACGATGTTCCACATCGACGTCACCGATCGTGTGGTGGCCGCGCTTCGGCCGCAACTGCAGAGTCGACTGCCCGCGGTCGATCGCAAGATTCACGCGTTCGATCTGCGAGCGCGCGTCGAGCGCTGGTACAATCTCCTCAACAAGAGCATTCGCATCCAGGACAGTCTCTGGCTGGTCCTGGCACCGGAACAGGTTCGACTGGGCGGATTGCGGCTTGAGGATACCGCACTGATCGCGGATGTCCGCCTGTTCGCGCGGCCTTTGCTGGTGTACGGACCGCAGCCGGCGAGAATCACGACGACACTCCCTCCGTTGGTACCGGGCCAATCGGGTGGTTGGACAGCGCCCACCTGCTGCTGGAGGGTCTGCTTGGCTACGATGCGGCGAGCACATTGCTGGCCAAACAGCTCGTCGGGCGACACTTCAGCCGCTTCGGACGCCGAGTCGCGGTGA
- the mtgA gene encoding monofunctional biosynthetic peptidoglycan transglycosylase, producing the protein MTRRPTSRWGRVARRVVIGTMLMLLAPVPMILLLAVIQPPVTSVMVQQTVTRVFTGARPIWPKHTTVSRAKLSPNLRRAVLASEDDRFYLHHGIDFVEIDKALERRRRGGKLRGASTLTQQVAKNLFLWNGRSYVRKGLELYLTVWLELLLSKERILDLYLNLAEWGPSVYGAEAAAKLHFGKSAASLSRDEAARLAAILPSPKRWSPRGAIATRRAAAIMERMQYEAPKD; encoded by the coding sequence ATGACACGACGCCCGACGTCGCGATGGGGCCGCGTCGCACGGCGTGTCGTCATCGGGACCATGCTGATGTTGCTGGCGCCCGTGCCGATGATTCTGCTCCTGGCCGTCATTCAGCCGCCGGTGACCTCGGTCATGGTGCAACAGACAGTCACCCGCGTGTTCACCGGCGCGCGCCCGATCTGGCCGAAACACACCACCGTGTCACGCGCCAAGCTCTCGCCCAACTTGCGCCGCGCCGTGCTGGCCTCGGAAGATGACCGTTTCTACCTGCACCACGGCATCGACTTTGTGGAGATCGACAAGGCCCTCGAGCGCCGGAGACGCGGCGGCAAATTGCGCGGCGCGTCCACGCTGACTCAGCAAGTAGCCAAGAATCTCTTCTTGTGGAATGGCCGGTCGTACGTGAGGAAGGGCCTGGAACTCTATCTGACGGTCTGGCTGGAATTGCTGCTCTCGAAGGAACGCATCCTTGATCTGTACCTGAACCTCGCCGAGTGGGGCCCCAGCGTGTACGGGGCGGAGGCGGCGGCGAAACTGCATTTCGGCAAGAGCGCCGCGTCACTCTCACGAGACGAGGCCGCGCGGCTTGCCGCCATCCTGCCGTCTCCCAAACGCTGGTCTCCTCGAGGAGCCATCGCCACGCGTCGCGCGGCCGCAATCATGGAACGCATGCAGTATGAGGCGCCAAAGGACTGA